A DNA window from Thiobacillus denitrificans ATCC 25259 contains the following coding sequences:
- a CDS encoding DUF6627 family protein: MRYSQLSRKSIPLMLTACLLGGQLVPVHAAMVTTPQVLAAEQGRLDRDKLATLLEREDLQQQLSALGVDVQNAKARVASLTDPEVAQLNARIAELPAGGDALGVIVLIFIIFIITDALGATDIFPFVDPIR, encoded by the coding sequence ATGCGCTATTCCCAATTGTCCAGAAAATCGATTCCCTTGATGCTCACGGCCTGCCTGCTTGGCGGACAGCTCGTTCCGGTCCACGCGGCGATGGTGACTACGCCGCAGGTCCTCGCCGCCGAGCAGGGACGCCTCGACCGTGACAAGCTGGCGACGCTGCTCGAACGCGAGGATCTGCAGCAACAGCTCTCGGCGCTCGGCGTCGACGTCCAGAATGCCAAGGCCCGCGTGGCTTCGCTGACCGACCCCGAAGTCGCCCAGCTGAATGCGCGCATCGCCGAACTGCCTGCGGGCGGCGACGCGCTCGGGGTGATCGTGCTGATCTTCATCATCTTCATCATCACCGACGCACTCGGCGCGACCGACATCTTCCCCTTCGTCGACCCGATCCGGTAA
- a CDS encoding DEAD/DEAH box helicase has protein sequence MTTFAELGLAPDILRALDEMGYVSPTPIQAQVIPRALQGGDILGAAQTGTGKTAAFALPLIQRLLPFANTSTSPAKHPIRALILTPTRELAIQVEEAIQAYTKHVPLRSLVVYGGVNINTQIPILKTGVEILVATPGRLLDHVQNKTLMLTQVNTLVLDEADRMLDMGFMPDLRRIVALLPAQRVNMMFSATFPEEIRKLADSILSTPTFIEVARNETAVTVTQVVHPVHHERKRQLLAHLIKSRDLRQVLVFTGTKLGCNRLANELNKAGIHADAIHGDKTQQERIKALDAFKAGTIRVLVATDVAARGIDIEALPFVVNYDLPHNAEDYVHRIGRTGRAGAKGEAISLVSEAETRYLKDIERLIGTPLEPVIVPGFEPGAADVPAFESRPARAPRSSDRGRERAPAKPQPSRDALFDAPYVPREPGQGDAAHAPARPAPTKQVAALFRSPVKRNVPDQ, from the coding sequence TTGACGACTTTTGCTGAACTCGGGCTTGCGCCCGACATCCTGCGCGCCCTCGACGAAATGGGCTACGTCTCGCCGACGCCGATCCAGGCGCAGGTGATTCCGCGTGCGCTGCAGGGCGGCGACATTCTCGGCGCGGCGCAGACCGGGACCGGCAAGACCGCGGCTTTCGCGCTGCCGCTGATCCAGCGCCTGCTGCCCTTCGCCAACACCAGCACCTCGCCGGCCAAGCATCCGATCCGTGCGCTCATCCTCACGCCGACGCGCGAACTCGCGATCCAGGTCGAGGAGGCGATCCAGGCCTACACCAAACACGTTCCGCTGCGCTCGCTGGTCGTCTACGGCGGCGTCAACATCAACACCCAGATACCGATCCTCAAGACCGGCGTCGAAATCCTGGTCGCGACGCCGGGGCGGCTGCTCGATCATGTGCAGAACAAGACGCTGATGCTGACCCAGGTCAACACACTCGTGCTCGACGAAGCCGACCGCATGCTCGACATGGGCTTCATGCCGGATCTCCGGCGCATCGTCGCCTTGCTGCCGGCGCAGCGCGTGAACATGATGTTCTCGGCGACCTTTCCGGAAGAAATTCGCAAGCTCGCCGACAGCATCCTCAGCACGCCGACCTTCATCGAGGTGGCGCGCAACGAGACGGCCGTCACGGTCACCCAAGTCGTGCATCCGGTGCATCACGAGCGCAAGCGGCAATTGCTCGCGCACCTGATCAAGAGCCGCGACCTGCGCCAGGTGCTCGTCTTCACGGGGACCAAGCTCGGCTGCAACCGGCTGGCCAACGAACTCAACAAGGCCGGCATTCATGCCGACGCGATCCACGGCGACAAGACCCAGCAGGAGCGTATCAAGGCGCTCGACGCCTTCAAGGCCGGCACGATCCGTGTGCTCGTCGCGACCGACGTCGCGGCGCGCGGAATCGACATCGAGGCGCTGCCTTTCGTCGTCAACTACGACCTGCCGCACAACGCCGAGGATTACGTCCATCGCATCGGCCGGACCGGGCGCGCGGGCGCCAAGGGCGAGGCGATCTCGCTCGTCAGCGAAGCCGAGACGCGCTACCTCAAGGACATCGAAAGACTGATCGGCACGCCGCTCGAGCCCGTGATCGTTCCCGGCTTCGAGCCCGGCGCGGCCGACGTGCCGGCGTTCGAGTCGCGCCCGGCGCGCGCCCCGCGCAGCAGCGACCGGGGACGTGAACGGGCGCCCGCCAAACCCCAGCCGAGCCGCGACGCGCTGTTCGACGCACCCTATGTGCCGCGCGAGCCCGGGCAGGGCGACGCTGCCCACGCTCCGGCGCGGCCGGCGCCGACAAAGCAGGTGGCGGCCCTCTTTCGCAGCCCGGTCAAGCGGAACGTCCCGGACCAGTGA
- a CDS encoding ferredoxin--NADP reductase — MHVFEAEIAAVVAATPQIRVLRLAVADPGFRFLPGQWVDLSVDVDGARHTSGYSITTSPLHPGTIELAVKASARHPLARWVHDEAAPGDRVRVSQGQGPFVYLPEMSDNVVLIGGGVGITPMLSIFRHVRDAGLGTQAHLVYSVSDSREILFRDELEAAVRNHRNLHLSITVTQPDPAWHGLTGRIDPVKLHALDVPDDTLYYLCGPRGMVEDMSTLLHDLGVPMNRIIFEKWW; from the coding sequence TTGCACGTCTTTGAAGCCGAGATCGCGGCAGTCGTCGCCGCCACCCCCCAGATACGTGTTCTCCGCCTCGCCGTCGCCGACCCCGGCTTCCGCTTCCTGCCCGGGCAGTGGGTCGATCTGAGCGTCGATGTCGACGGCGCCAGGCACACGTCCGGTTACTCGATCACGACCTCGCCGCTGCATCCCGGCACGATCGAACTCGCCGTCAAGGCGAGCGCGCGGCATCCGCTCGCGCGTTGGGTTCACGACGAGGCCGCGCCGGGTGACCGCGTGCGCGTGAGCCAGGGCCAGGGGCCGTTCGTCTACCTGCCCGAGATGAGCGACAACGTCGTGCTGATCGGCGGCGGCGTGGGCATCACGCCGATGCTCTCGATCTTTCGCCACGTCCGCGACGCCGGACTGGGGACGCAGGCGCACCTGGTCTACAGCGTATCGGACAGTCGCGAAATCCTCTTCCGCGACGAACTCGAAGCCGCGGTCCGCAACCACCGCAACCTGCATCTCAGCATCACGGTCACCCAACCCGATCCGGCGTGGCATGGTCTGACCGGCCGCATCGATCCGGTCAAGCTGCATGCGCTCGACGTGCCGGACGATACGCTCTATTACCTGTGCGGGCCGCGCGGAATGGTCGAAGACATGAGCACGCTGCTCCACGACCTCGGCGTGCCGATGAACCGGATCATCTTCGAAAAATGGTGGTAG
- a CDS encoding MBL fold metallo-hydrolase codes for MRFASLGSGSEGNGLVVEAGATRVLMDCGFGLAESTVRLARLGLKPGDLAAIVVTHEHSDHIGGVGRLARKYKLPVRLTAGTLAMANDLAGVTVEVIDSHAAFALDDLEIQPFPVPHDAREPVQFVFGDGQRRLGVLTDAGCGTPHIEATLAGVDALVLECNHDAVMLENGPYPASLKRRVGGRFGHLENGQSAALLGKLKHERLRCVVAAHVSKRNNTAALARRALAQVLDCADDEVRVACQTAGFDWISV; via the coding sequence ATGCGGTTCGCGAGTCTCGGTAGCGGGAGCGAAGGCAACGGCCTCGTCGTCGAGGCGGGCGCGACCCGGGTGCTCATGGATTGCGGCTTCGGGCTGGCGGAAAGCACCGTGCGTCTGGCGCGGCTCGGCCTCAAACCGGGCGACCTCGCGGCGATCGTCGTCACGCACGAGCACAGCGACCATATCGGCGGGGTCGGCCGGCTGGCGCGCAAGTACAAGCTGCCGGTGCGGCTGACCGCCGGGACGCTGGCCATGGCGAACGATCTCGCCGGCGTCACGGTCGAGGTGATCGACAGCCACGCGGCGTTCGCGCTGGACGATCTCGAAATCCAGCCGTTTCCGGTGCCGCACGACGCGCGCGAACCGGTGCAATTCGTGTTCGGCGACGGCCAGCGCAGGCTCGGCGTGCTCACCGACGCCGGCTGCGGCACGCCCCATATCGAGGCGACGCTGGCGGGCGTCGACGCGCTCGTGCTCGAATGCAATCACGACGCCGTCATGCTGGAAAACGGGCCCTATCCGGCGAGTCTCAAGCGTCGCGTCGGCGGCCGCTTCGGCCACCTCGAGAACGGCCAGTCGGCGGCGCTGCTCGGCAAACTCAAGCACGAGCGGCTGCGCTGTGTGGTCGCCGCGCACGTGTCGAAGCGGAACAACACGGCGGCGCTCGCGCGGCGGGCGCTGGCACAGGTGCTCGACTGTGCCGACGACGAGGTGCGGGTGGCCTGTCAGACGGCGGGCTTTGACTGGATCAGTGTTTAA
- a CDS encoding PA2778 family cysteine peptidase encodes MPGRRSAALLLAAWLGLGVASCAHRGAVLEHAGDLPQRVELSETPFFPQERYQCGPAALATVLGAEGSAVAPEALVSEVYLPSRKGSLQTEIVAAARKRGKLAVPVSSTLDGLLAEVAAGHPVLVLQNLGLDWLPRWHYAVVIGYDLEQSTMILRSGTEARRLTPFDVFLKTWDRSGRWGLVVLEPGALPARAEPASYLAAASTLETLGQRDAAATAYRAATRRWPDHAAAWLALGNSHYARRALPEAEAAFRAAVGAQADAAPAWNNLAYALAGRGCIEAARKAARCAARIAPAERTFAETLEDMEKRMGKRPVAAGPVCQAPPPCPAS; translated from the coding sequence ATGCCGGGTCGTCGCAGCGCAGCACTTCTGCTCGCCGCCTGGCTGGGGTTGGGCGTGGCGTCCTGCGCGCATCGCGGGGCCGTGCTCGAACACGCTGGCGACTTGCCACAACGTGTCGAACTGAGCGAGACCCCGTTCTTCCCGCAGGAGCGCTATCAATGCGGGCCTGCCGCGCTCGCGACAGTGCTCGGTGCCGAAGGCAGCGCGGTGGCACCCGAGGCGCTCGTCTCCGAGGTCTACCTGCCGTCGCGCAAGGGCAGTCTGCAGACGGAAATCGTTGCCGCGGCGCGCAAACGCGGAAAGCTGGCGGTGCCCGTGTCGTCGACGCTCGACGGCTTGCTGGCCGAAGTCGCGGCCGGGCATCCGGTGCTGGTCCTGCAGAACCTGGGACTCGACTGGCTGCCGCGCTGGCATTACGCCGTCGTGATTGGCTACGACCTCGAGCAGAGCACGATGATCCTGCGTTCGGGAACGGAGGCGAGACGCCTCACGCCCTTCGACGTTTTTCTCAAGACCTGGGACCGTTCAGGCCGCTGGGGCCTGGTCGTTCTCGAACCGGGCGCCCTCCCCGCGCGCGCCGAGCCGGCAAGCTATCTGGCGGCGGCGAGCACGCTCGAAACCCTCGGCCAACGCGACGCAGCCGCGACTGCCTATCGGGCCGCCACCCGTCGCTGGCCCGACCATGCCGCCGCCTGGCTCGCGCTCGGAAACAGCCATTACGCGCGGCGGGCACTGCCGGAAGCCGAAGCCGCGTTTCGCGCGGCGGTCGGCGCCCAGGCCGATGCCGCGCCCGCCTGGAACAACCTCGCCTATGCGCTCGCCGGGCGCGGCTGCATCGAGGCGGCGCGCAAGGCGGCGCGTTGCGCGGCGCGCATCGCACCGGCCGAGCGCACGTTCGCGGAAACCCTGGAGGACATGGAAAAACGCATGGGAAAACGCCCTGTGGCGGCCGGCCCGGTCTGCCAGGCGCCGCCGCCTTGTCCGGCCTCCTAG
- a CDS encoding DUF3301 domain-containing protein: MSWEFLLLGLFGALGWYWYAGMQARELAVAAGRRACADAGVQFLDESVALQRLRFARNDNGQLQFQRDFRFEFSDTGDNRRPGVVHMFGARVVWVNLDGEWRPQAVASVTRLHD, encoded by the coding sequence GTGAGCTGGGAATTCCTGCTGCTGGGCCTGTTCGGCGCCCTCGGCTGGTATTGGTACGCGGGCATGCAGGCGCGCGAGCTGGCGGTCGCGGCCGGCCGTCGCGCCTGCGCGGACGCGGGTGTCCAGTTCCTCGACGAGAGCGTTGCGCTCCAGCGGCTCAGGTTTGCGCGCAACGACAACGGGCAGTTGCAGTTCCAGCGCGATTTCAGGTTCGAATTTTCGGACACCGGCGACAATCGCAGGCCGGGGGTCGTGCACATGTTCGGCGCGCGCGTGGTGTGGGTCAATCTCGACGGTGAATGGCGGCCGCAGGCGGTCGCGAGCGTGACCCGCCTGCACGATTGA
- the msrB gene encoding peptide-methionine (R)-S-oxide reductase MsrB — protein sequence MSTDEPKTDAQWRAELSPEQYRILREQGTERAFTGEYWDHHANGEYRCAACGAPLFSSSAKFDSGTGWPSFYEALNAQAVRERTDTTHGMVRTEALCSRCNSHLGHVFPDGPPPTGLRYCINSASLSFHPKD from the coding sequence ATGAGCACTGACGAACCCAAAACCGACGCGCAGTGGCGCGCCGAACTGTCGCCGGAGCAGTACCGCATCCTGCGCGAACAGGGCACCGAGCGGGCGTTTACCGGGGAGTACTGGGATCACCACGCGAACGGCGAATACCGCTGCGCGGCTTGTGGCGCGCCGCTCTTCTCGTCGTCGGCGAAGTTCGACTCGGGCACCGGCTGGCCAAGCTTTTACGAGGCCCTGAACGCGCAGGCCGTGCGCGAGCGCACCGACACCACCCACGGCATGGTCCGCACCGAAGCGCTGTGCAGCCGCTGCAACTCGCACCTCGGCCACGTCTTCCCCGACGGGCCGCCGCCCACCGGTCTGCGCTACTGCATCAATTCGGCGTCGCTCAGTTTTCACCCGAAGGACTGA
- the bamC gene encoding outer membrane protein assembly factor BamC, whose product MRLLPLFLMVTLAASGCGIVESKKIDYKSSNKLPTLEIPPDLVAPTADNRYAIPDTEGSGTATLSTYSAERKAAPSGTPSLLPAQDKARIERAGTQRWLVVQATPQQVWPVIKDFWQENGFIVNLESPETGVIETDWAENRAKIPQDVIRRTLGKVLDGLYSTAERDKFRTRIEAGSGGTEIYLSHRGMMEVYATEGKDKTVWQPRPADPELEAEMLRRLMLRFGVEENRAQTLLTAKQTPDQARVIRDAGGSLLEMDEGFDRAWRRVGLALDRVGFAVEDRDRSKGTYFVRYIDPDADNASKRDEGMFAKLAFWRSKKDQASPQLQIVVDEAGEGKSRVRVAGGEGRAADAATQNRIINLLHKELK is encoded by the coding sequence ATGCGTTTATTGCCCCTGTTCTTGATGGTCACCCTTGCTGCATCGGGTTGCGGCATCGTGGAATCCAAGAAGATCGACTACAAGTCTTCGAACAAGCTGCCGACGCTCGAGATCCCGCCGGATCTGGTCGCGCCCACCGCCGACAACCGCTACGCGATTCCAGACACCGAAGGTAGCGGTACCGCGACGCTCTCGACCTATAGCGCGGAACGCAAGGCGGCGCCCTCCGGCACCCCCAGCCTGCTGCCGGCGCAGGACAAGGCGCGTATCGAACGCGCTGGCACGCAGCGCTGGCTCGTCGTCCAGGCGACGCCGCAACAGGTCTGGCCGGTGATCAAGGATTTCTGGCAGGAGAACGGCTTCATCGTCAATCTCGAGTCCCCGGAGACCGGCGTGATCGAAACCGACTGGGCGGAAAACCGCGCCAAGATCCCGCAGGACGTGATCCGCCGCACGCTCGGCAAGGTGCTCGATGGCCTCTACTCGACCGCCGAGCGCGACAAGTTCCGTACACGCATCGAGGCGGGGTCAGGCGGCACCGAAATCTATCTGAGCCACCGCGGCATGATGGAAGTCTACGCGACCGAGGGCAAGGACAAGACGGTCTGGCAGCCGCGCCCGGCCGATCCAGAACTCGAGGCCGAGATGCTGCGTCGTCTGATGTTGCGCTTTGGCGTCGAGGAGAATCGCGCCCAGACGCTGCTCACGGCGAAACAGACGCCGGACCAGGCGCGCGTGATCCGCGACGCCGGCGGCAGTTTGCTCGAAATGGACGAAGGCTTCGACCGCGCCTGGCGCCGCGTCGGCCTCGCGCTCGACCGCGTCGGCTTCGCGGTCGAGGACCGCGACCGCTCGAAGGGCACCTACTTCGTGCGTTACATCGACCCTGACGCCGACAACGCGAGCAAGCGCGACGAGGGCATGTTCGCCAAGCTGGCCTTCTGGCGCAGCAAGAAGGATCAGGCGTCGCCGCAATTGCAGATCGTCGTCGACGAGGCCGGGGAAGGCAAGAGCCGGGTCCGCGTCGCGGGCGGGGAGGGCAGGGCGGCCGACGCGGCGACGCAGAACCGGATCATCAATCTGCTGCACAAAGAGCTGAAGTGA
- a CDS encoding MBL fold metallo-hydrolase: MRLLPLLATLAFCTSAAAGPKDVVRTHPAQKVGAETYVIHGPQGVPSVENQSFMNNPAWIVTPDGVVVIDPGSSVQAGRMVVAQVRKTTKKPVTHVFNTHVHGDHWLGNQAILEVWPKATIIGHPDMIKGARDGAGAFWIKLMSDMTKGYTDGTRAEIPTVEARDGQEFKIGGKTFRIHSSTHAHSKTDLMIEVVEDRTLFTGDNVLSRQVMNLRDGTFKGVMKETERALAVDAKLYVPGHGKTGDRKLVEEQKAYFDALMAEVRRLYDEGKSDFEMKPLIAEKLKAYKNWAEWDANLGPQISLAILEIEQE, encoded by the coding sequence ATGCGCCTACTTCCGCTGCTCGCCACCCTCGCTTTCTGCACCAGTGCAGCCGCTGGACCCAAGGACGTCGTCCGCACGCACCCCGCGCAGAAAGTCGGCGCCGAGACCTACGTCATCCACGGCCCGCAAGGCGTTCCCTCGGTCGAAAACCAGAGCTTCATGAACAACCCGGCGTGGATCGTCACCCCCGACGGCGTCGTCGTCATCGATCCCGGTTCCAGCGTGCAGGCCGGCCGCATGGTCGTCGCGCAGGTTCGCAAGACGACCAAGAAGCCGGTCACCCACGTCTTCAACACCCACGTCCACGGTGACCATTGGCTCGGCAATCAGGCGATCCTCGAGGTCTGGCCCAAGGCGACGATCATCGGCCACCCGGACATGATCAAAGGCGCGCGCGACGGCGCCGGCGCATTCTGGATCAAGCTGATGTCGGACATGACCAAGGGCTATACCGACGGGACGCGCGCCGAGATTCCGACCGTCGAGGCCCGCGACGGACAGGAATTCAAGATCGGCGGAAAGACCTTCCGCATCCATTCGTCGACCCACGCGCACAGCAAGACCGACCTCATGATCGAGGTCGTCGAGGACCGCACGCTCTTCACCGGCGACAACGTCCTCAGCCGTCAGGTCATGAACCTGCGCGACGGCACGTTCAAGGGCGTGATGAAGGAAACCGAGCGTGCGCTCGCGGTCGACGCGAAGCTCTACGTCCCCGGCCACGGCAAGACCGGCGACCGCAAACTGGTCGAGGAACAGAAAGCCTATTTCGACGCGCTGATGGCCGAAGTGCGGCGACTTTACGACGAAGGCAAGAGCGACTTCGAAATGAAGCCGCTCATCGCCGAAAAGCTCAAGGCCTACAAGAACTGGGCCGAGTGGGACGCCAACCTCGGGCCCCAGATCAGCCTGGCGATACTCGAGATCGAGCAGGAATAG
- a CDS encoding rubrerythrin family protein: MQLKGSKTEEHLKAAFAGESQANRRYLYFAAKADVEGYNDVAAVFRSTAEGETGHAHGHLEYLEKCGDPATGMAFGPTADNLKTAIAGETHEYTDMYPGMAKDARGEGFDEIADWFETLAKAERSHANKFQKTLDSLGS, encoded by the coding sequence ATGCAACTCAAAGGTTCGAAAACCGAAGAACATCTGAAGGCCGCATTTGCCGGCGAATCGCAGGCCAACCGCCGCTACCTCTACTTCGCAGCGAAGGCCGACGTCGAAGGCTACAACGACGTCGCTGCCGTCTTCCGTTCGACCGCCGAAGGCGAAACCGGCCATGCCCACGGCCATCTCGAGTACCTCGAGAAGTGCGGCGACCCCGCGACCGGCATGGCTTTCGGCCCCACCGCCGACAACCTGAAGACCGCGATCGCCGGCGAGACGCATGAGTACACCGACATGTACCCGGGCATGGCGAAGGACGCGCGCGGCGAAGGCTTCGATGAGATCGCCGACTGGTTCGAGACCCTGGCCAAGGCAGAACGCTCGCACGCCAACAAGTTCCAGAAGACCCTCGACAGCCTGGGTTCCTGA
- a CDS encoding class I SAM-dependent methyltransferase yields the protein MLDQLLVHQVRRRVESSELPLSVEFWDGQKVGRTPAAVRVRLREARSLRAIANPSLGALARAYVEGQLDLEGDVHDILALGDRLCSAGDHKAESGVERWKWWRHTRSRDRRNIQYHYDVSNDFYGLWLDARRVYSCAYFRSPDMDLDAAQEAKLEHICRKLDLRPGERFLDIGCGWGGLLLHAAERHGVQGVGITLSDDQHRHVSDLIARSGLADRVEVRKMDYRDVPEHGGYDKIASVGMFEHVGRVNLVTYFDKINALLRPGGLVLNHGITAAAPGSAGLGSGIAEFINDYVFPGGELVHVSDVFRAAADSGLECLDAENLRPHYGKTLWHWVNRLEQHADVARRLIGEQKYRIWRIYMAGSAHAFECGWMELWQLLAGKAERGSQPNYPFTRDFMYGTR from the coding sequence ATGCTGGATCAACTGCTGGTTCATCAGGTGCGGCGGCGTGTCGAATCGTCGGAGTTGCCGCTCTCGGTCGAATTCTGGGATGGTCAGAAAGTCGGGCGCACCCCCGCTGCGGTGCGTGTGCGCCTGCGCGAGGCGCGGAGCCTCAGGGCGATCGCGAATCCCAGCCTCGGTGCGCTCGCCCGCGCCTACGTCGAAGGCCAGCTCGATCTCGAAGGCGACGTGCACGACATCCTGGCGCTCGGCGATCGCCTGTGCAGCGCGGGCGACCATAAAGCGGAAAGCGGTGTCGAGCGCTGGAAGTGGTGGCGGCACACGCGCAGCCGCGACCGCAGGAACATCCAGTACCACTACGACGTTTCCAACGACTTTTACGGCCTCTGGCTCGATGCGCGCCGCGTCTATTCCTGCGCGTATTTCCGCTCGCCCGACATGGATCTCGATGCGGCGCAGGAGGCCAAGCTCGAGCATATCTGCCGCAAGCTCGACCTCCGGCCCGGCGAGCGTTTTCTCGACATCGGCTGCGGCTGGGGCGGCCTGCTCCTGCATGCGGCCGAACGTCACGGCGTCCAGGGCGTCGGTATCACCTTGTCGGACGACCAGCATCGGCACGTCAGCGACCTCATCGCCCGCAGCGGTCTGGCCGACCGGGTGGAAGTACGCAAAATGGATTACCGCGATGTTCCCGAGCACGGGGGGTACGACAAGATCGCCAGCGTCGGAATGTTCGAGCACGTGGGGCGGGTGAACCTCGTCACCTATTTCGACAAGATCAATGCATTGCTGCGCCCCGGCGGTCTTGTTCTCAACCACGGCATCACGGCGGCGGCGCCGGGCTCGGCCGGACTCGGCAGCGGAATCGCAGAATTCATCAACGACTACGTCTTCCCCGGGGGCGAGCTCGTGCACGTGTCGGACGTCTTCCGCGCCGCCGCCGACAGCGGCCTCGAATGCCTCGACGCCGAGAATCTGCGGCCGCACTACGGCAAGACGCTGTGGCACTGGGTGAACCGTCTCGAGCAGCACGCCGACGTGGCGCGCCGTCTGATCGGCGAGCAGAAATACCGCATCTGGCGCATCTACATGGCCGGCTCGGCCCACGCCTTCGAATGCGGGTGGATGGAGTTGTGGCAGCTCCTCGCCGGCAAGGCCGAGCGCGGGAGCCAGCCGAATTACCCGTTCACGCGGGACTTCATGTACGGCACCCGCTGA
- a CDS encoding heterodisulfide reductase-related iron-sulfur binding cluster, giving the protein MSTREGSLEAPTRHPLDWKNPDFYDEEKFLHEAERVFDICHGCRRCVSLCTAFPTLFDLVDESSTMEVDGVAKTDYWKVVDECYLCDLCYMTKCPYVPPHPWNLDFPHTMLRGKAIKFKKGETIFRDKLLSSTDAMGKLASIPVVVQAVNASLRSRPIRKIMDSVLKIHPDRRLPHYDSAKFRSTAQPRNEFAVRDGAKTPGKVAIYATCYVNYNEPGIGHDLLKLLAHNEVPTVLVDKEACCGMPKLELGDLDAVEKLKQINVPHLAKLAREGYAILTAVPSCTLMYKQELPLMFPHDAEVQAIKEAMWDPFEYLMARNADGLLKTDFTTPLGKVAYHVPCHQRVQNIGNKTRDALQLAGAEVNMVERCSGHDGTWGVKTEFFDKSMKIGKPVFRQMSEPAPDYVSSDCAIAARQIMQGMGETAAQKEHPITLLRMAYGLE; this is encoded by the coding sequence ATGAGCACCCGCGAAGGTAGCCTCGAAGCCCCGACCCGTCATCCGCTCGACTGGAAAAACCCCGATTTCTACGACGAAGAAAAATTTCTGCACGAGGCGGAGCGCGTCTTCGACATCTGTCACGGCTGCCGCCGCTGCGTCTCGCTCTGCACGGCGTTTCCGACCCTCTTCGACCTCGTCGACGAATCGTCGACCATGGAGGTAGACGGGGTCGCCAAGACCGATTACTGGAAGGTCGTCGACGAGTGTTATCTGTGCGACCTCTGCTACATGACGAAGTGCCCCTACGTACCGCCGCATCCGTGGAACCTCGACTTTCCGCACACGATGCTGCGCGGCAAGGCGATCAAGTTCAAGAAGGGCGAGACGATCTTCCGCGACAAGCTCTTGTCGAGCACGGACGCGATGGGCAAGCTCGCGTCGATTCCGGTCGTCGTGCAGGCCGTCAATGCCAGCCTCAGAAGCCGCCCGATCCGCAAGATCATGGACAGCGTGCTGAAGATCCATCCCGACCGCCGGCTGCCACATTACGACAGCGCGAAATTCCGCTCGACCGCGCAGCCGCGCAATGAATTCGCGGTCAGGGACGGCGCGAAGACGCCCGGCAAGGTCGCGATCTACGCGACCTGTTACGTCAACTACAACGAGCCCGGCATCGGCCACGATCTGCTCAAGCTTCTCGCGCACAACGAGGTTCCGACCGTGCTCGTCGACAAGGAGGCCTGCTGCGGCATGCCCAAGCTCGAACTGGGCGATCTCGACGCGGTCGAGAAGCTCAAACAAATCAATGTTCCGCATCTGGCGAAGCTCGCGCGCGAAGGCTACGCGATCCTGACGGCGGTGCCTTCGTGCACGCTGATGTACAAGCAGGAGTTGCCGCTGATGTTCCCGCACGACGCCGAGGTGCAGGCGATCAAGGAGGCGATGTGGGACCCCTTCGAATACCTGATGGCGCGCAACGCCGACGGCCTGTTGAAAACCGATTTCACGACGCCGCTCGGCAAGGTCGCCTACCACGTGCCCTGTCATCAGCGCGTGCAGAACATCGGCAACAAGACCCGCGATGCGCTGCAGCTGGCGGGGGCGGAGGTCAACATGGTCGAGCGTTGTTCGGGCCACGACGGCACCTGGGGCGTGAAGACCGAGTTCTTCGACAAATCCATGAAGATCGGCAAGCCGGTATTCCGGCAGATGTCCGAGCCCGCGCCGGACTATGTGAGTTCGGACTGCGCGATCGCCGCGCGCCAGATCATGCAGGGCATGGGCGAAACCGCGGCGCAGAAAGAGCATCCGATCACGCTCCTGCGCATGGCCTACGGCCTCGAATGA
- a CDS encoding DUF3501 family protein has translation MPQITRDSLLTLEGYAKVRPAMRAEVMAHKKNRMVDLGEHVTLIFEDEKTMRYQIQEMLRAERTFEDAGIQDELDAYNPLIPDGSNWKATMMIQYSDPDARKQALSDLKGIEGRVWVRVGDQPAIFAIADEDLERTNAEKTSAVHFLRFELDAASIAAAKAGNPVRMGIDLPAYQVDALVLPENTRAALALDLA, from the coding sequence ATGCCGCAGATTACCCGTGACAGCCTGCTGACGCTCGAGGGCTACGCCAAGGTGCGGCCCGCGATGCGGGCCGAAGTGATGGCGCACAAGAAGAACCGCATGGTCGACCTGGGTGAGCACGTCACCCTGATCTTCGAGGACGAAAAGACCATGCGCTACCAGATCCAGGAGATGCTGCGTGCCGAGCGCACCTTCGAGGACGCGGGCATCCAGGACGAACTCGACGCCTACAATCCGTTGATCCCGGACGGCAGCAACTGGAAGGCGACGATGATGATCCAGTATTCCGACCCGGACGCCCGCAAGCAGGCGCTGTCCGACCTCAAGGGCATCGAGGGGCGGGTGTGGGTGCGGGTCGGCGATCAGCCGGCGATCTTCGCGATCGCCGACGAGGATCTCGAGCGCACGAATGCGGAGAAGACTTCCGCGGTGCACTTCCTGCGCTTCGAGCTCGACGCCGCGTCGATCGCCGCGGCCAAGGCCGGCAACCCGGTCCGCATGGGCATCGATCTTCCTGCCTACCAGGTCGACGCGCTCGTGCTGCCCGAGAACACGCGCGCTGCGCTGGCACTGGATTTGGCCTAA